The genomic region AGGCATCTTTCTCGGGGCTGGCCTAGGCGGCTTTGTGGACGGCATCCTCTTCCACCAGATTTTCCAGATTCACGCCATGCTGAGCGCGCGGCTCCCAAAGGACTCGATTCGTAACATCGAGATCAATATGTTCTGGGATGGACTCTTTCACACCTT from Verrucomicrobiota bacterium harbors:
- a CDS encoding DUF2243 domain-containing protein, whose amino-acid sequence is MNTSIVTKPLTRAGIFLGAGLGGFVDGILFHQIFQIHAMLSARLPKDSIRNIEINMFWDGLFHTFTWIMTVVGLTLLFRAHAVRNILWSGRLFVGALFLGWG